TAAACCCGCCCAAATGACGGTGCTAAACGGCAGGGGCGCCATTACGCTGGTTTCCAGGGAAATCCGTTATCGGAGCAAGGCGGGAGCTTCTTTGCGCGGCAGACTTACCCGGCTGAGTTGTCTGTACGGCGGTGGTTTTGTACAGGTAAAACCGAAAAAAAACAAATATCTCATTCCTCTCCATTATATCCGTAAAATAAGCCGGGTGCCGGACGGCACTCTTTGCGGGACCCTGCGGATTCGGGCCGAAGTCGGCAGGTGCGCCGGACATATGCCTCCAAGCGAAGCGGATATTTTATTCAGGTTTACAAAATAATTTTTTTATTTTTTTTTGGGACCGGGTTAAGTCTTATTAACTTGCCTTTGTTTTATGGGGCATGGAGAAATCATGAATTGCAAGGATATTAAAATAGCCTTGCGACATTAATATGAAGATTATGACATACTGCCGAAAAATTGCCGTAAATGCCAGTTAGTTGACAGGTGAGGAAGGCTGTGCTATATTCTAAACCTTATTTTTGGAAGCCAAAAATAACCAAATAGTCCGCAAGACCTGTAATTATAAGGGCTTGTGGACTTGTTCTTTTGCGAGGAGTTGTAGTGTAATTTTAGTGTTTTTTGGTTTTCCCAAAATTTTTTTTAATTTCTTGAAGTGTCATGGCTTTTCTGCCAAAATCCGTACCGAAAACGGCATTGCACTCATCCGTGACCTCGTCGGCAAAATCAAACAACCATAAATTTTGATCTAGGTGACTGCATGCTACATTCTGCAGAGTTTCTGTTATTTTGGATATAGTATATTTGCCGCCGAGTCTCATTTCAACGATTCTTGCAATCAAAAGGGCGATAAAACAGATAAGGAAATGCGCATTGATATGTTCATTGGTTACAGGCAGCACAGTCGGGAGGACTGGGATATCGTTGATTGGGCCATGGAAATAACCGATGTGTATAAATTCAGGAACAAGCCCATTTCCTCCCTGTCCGGAGGGCAGCGGCAGCGGGTCTGGATTGCTATGGCCCTGGCCCAGAAGACAAATATTCTGCTGTTGGACGAACCCACCACTTACCTGGATATCCGCTACCAAATCGAGATGCTGGAGTTGATTAGAAAACTGAACCGGGAGCTGGGTATGACCATTGTCATGGTGCTGCACGACATCAACCAAGCCGTTTATTACAGCGATGAGATCATCGGCATGCAGGGCGGCAAAATTACGGTGGCGGGTGATACCGATCGGGTGGTTAACAGTGATATTTTATATGAGATATTCCATGTGCATCTGGATATCCTGGAAACGGAGCGGGCCAAGTTTGTGGTGACGGTGAGGAACGGCGGTTCAGCTTAACCGCTAACCGGCAAGAGATACTTTGAAAAATGACCTTTCATGTCCCGGCCGTATGACGGCTATCGGACTCCCAAGACTCCTGCTTTAATATGGGAGTTTATTTTTTTTCCGGCCAATCGGCTGCTTCACCGATATTCCATTGGTTTATAAAAAATCCTTCATGGCATTGATTGAATAGTTGCTGATACGTGTTCAATGGCACAGGCGTCCCTATCGGCAATAGTGAGTTTAATAGGCAAGTTTTTGTGAAAAACTGCCGGATTACGTGTGTTCACCATGTCCCTGTTGGTGCCGGCTTTTGTTATCCCAGCCGGCGGTTCCATCACCATTCCGATCCCTGCGAGTGAGGCCGTGGATGAGGCGCGATTCGATATGTAATTTGATGTTTTACCGGATTCTGCCAATGCTCATGTTTATGCGCCGGCCATTATGGATCTGGACTTTCTCTAAAAGCGGAAGAAGTAACTCGATTTGACCGACTGACATTTAGGAACGCAAACCGCCGTTTAATTCCGGCGGCGGTTTGCGTTTCGCTGTTTCTGACGCGACAGGGATTTATCTGTCCGGTGGAGCCTACGGCGGCGGTGGTAGGTATCGGTTTGCCCGGAATTTTTTTCGGCGAATATGTTAGCGTATCCTAGCCTCCTCGCTGCTGCTCATAAATGAAATGCCGGGGATCAGCGTTTTTTGAATTAGGCCGTCTTAATCAAAAACGGCAGAAACCCGCTAAAATAGCCTTGTTGACAGGCCCAAAGAGGTATGGTAAGGTGCATTATTATAAGCGTTCCCTGAGGTCCTGAAGGGGCAGGCCTGCCTTTTGTCAACGTACGTTCTTATCATAAACAAGCGCTTATTTTTTTTTGCACCGTTGTTAGGACGATCTAACCCCATGAGTATGCAATCTTGTGGCCTGACGCGCTTCACCACAGACCTGTCCAATACAAAACTGTCAACCCTGGATCTCTGGGGTAACCAGCTGAACGAAATGCCTTCCGCGAATTTATTGCCGGCTACGTTGGAATCGCTGGATCTGACAGGAAACTTGTTTACAGACGTGGATAACGCTACCGCCGCAAGCTATGCGAAAATGACTGCTTTGAAAACGCTCAGACTTGAAGGCGTTCCGTTTATCATATTCCCGTCCGGCCTCATCAAAAACCTGCCCGCTGCTAACGAGCCTGAATGCGCGTTTTGGAAATAAAACAGACAGGTGGGAAGGACGCGTTCTTTCTGTCTGCCCGCTGTTTCCGTGTTTGCCTGACATACTCCGGATAAAGGCTTCCCGGTTTAATCCGGTTTAACTCAAAATAAAAACTATCAAAATTATGTGGAGAGCGGGTCCGACAAGAAGCGGATGGGCGTAATCACCCAAAAACAACATTAAGCCGTTTCTAAATTAATCGGCGCCGTGCAGCGGTGCGGCATTCCCCGCCGCGTATATGATGACGTGTTTGACGGGAATGTCCGGGATTGTTAACCTCTATGCTTTGTTCTGAGCCAAAGATATAATCTCTTTCAAAAAACAGCAATAATGGATATAATAAGGACAATAAAATTTTATAAAAAAAGCTGGTGGTAGCTATGACTGCGGGGCGGGAAAAACACCTTTTAAGCCCCTTAATAGACCTTGTATTTAAAGCACTGTTTGCCCGGGAAGAACCAAGGAGCAGAATTATCCTCATTGATTTTCTAAACTCCCTGCTGGGTCTGCACAAAGACAACAAAATAACCGCCATTACCCACTTGAACCCTTTTAGCTACAAGGAATTCAGAGGAGATAAAGGCTCCATCCTGGACATTAAAGTTATGACCCAGACCGGGGAAAGAATAAACATTGAAGTTCAGGTCAACGACGTCGACAACTTCCGCAAAAGAAGCTTATACTACTGGGCCAAGATGTACTCGGAAACCATCGCCGAATCCGAAACCTATGCCACCCTGAAGAAATCCATCGTAATCAACATCCTGGACTTTGATATCATCCATGAAACCGACAGATACCATACCCAATACAGCATTTTAGAAAAGGACGACGGTTTTTTATTAGTAGAGGATTTGGAAATACACTATTTTGAACTTAAAAAATTCACCGCTCAGAGTAGACTGGGAGGAATGGAATCGGTGGAAAAGTGGCTAACCTTTATGAAAGAAGCGGGTAAACCAGGTAGCGAAGAACTGCTCAAGGAATTGGCGAGCCAAAAGGAGGAATTGGCCATGGCTATGGAAATTCTGGGAGAAATAAGTGCCGATGAGAAATTGCGACAAGAAGCCTATGCTCGGGAGAAGGCCAGATTGGATGCCGTATCCAGAATCAAGTATGCAGAGTTAAAAGGGATGGAAAAGGGCATTAAAGAGGGCATAGAAAAAGGTATGGAAAAAGGCATGGAAAAAGGTAAAGTTGAAGGCAAGGCTGAATTGCTGATTAAAATGGTTTCAAGACGGTTCGGTAGCCTGCCGGAAGAGTTGCAGGTATTAATGAAAAGAGCTGATGATAAGGTATTGGATTTAATTGGGGAGAAAATTTTCGATCTGCAGGCTCCTGATGATATTTTAAAATACTTAAAGAAAGAGCTTGGAAATTGAAGGCATAAGCAGCTATTTCGGCATTTTAGTGGATGATGACTCTACGGAACTGCATGATGCTGATGAAGAAAGAGGTATCGGTTTCCCTGTACTCGGCGCGATGCTGCTGGGGCTTTTTCTGCTGGCCGTGAATCTGGGGAGCATACAGGCGTCTCTATCGGCAATAGTGAGTTTAATAGGCAAGTTTTTGTGAAAAACTGCCGGATCACGTGGTGTTCACCATGTCCCTGTTGGTGCCGGCTTTTGTTATCCCGGTCGCTTGGCAAAAAGCGGGGCCCGATTAAGGTGCCCCGCTTATATATTCTGCAGTATTTAAAAAAAAGTACTAAAAAACAGTCTGAGCACATCCGCTCCCCCGATATAAGTGCCCAAGGAGCTTCCAATATTGGCGAGAACCACCACTAGAAGGACATGAGTTACTTTATTGCGCCAAAAGCCCTTGAGGGAACAAATATCCTCGGATATGGTTTCAAAATCTTGCACATTTGGCTTTCTGATAAAAGCCTCGGTGAGACCGGCAAACCATCCCGCCGCCAGCATGGGATTCAGGGAAGTTATAGGTGCGGCAACCAGGGCCGTCAATACACTTAAAGGGTGGCCGAAGGCAATTAAAGCACCCAGTGCGGATAACGTACCGTGCCAGAGAACCCAGCTTAACAGTTGATCAATCCCTGCGGACCTATCCACGGAGAATGTAGAAATAATGATCGCCATTATCACCAGCGGGATGCCCCAGCCGATAATTTTATTAATTATGGGAGCCGGCGCAACCAGTGACAGTTGAGTCAGATCGTGATCATGATGAAGTTCTTTTTTAATGCCGGGTACGTGGCCGGCCCCCAATACCGCCACTATCTTGTTCCCCGAGGCTGTTTTTATTTTCTCTGCCAGGTACTGGTCTCTTTCATCGATCAATACAGACTTAAACTTGGGTGAAACCCGGGATAGCTCGTTTAACGCCGCGGTTAACATGTCCTGGCTTTTTATTTTCTCCAGTTCTTCTTCGCTTATTTCTTCCTTGTCAAACATGGATAAGATAATTTGGAATAGTAGTTTCATCTTTCCCCAGAAGCTTACACTCCGCCATAACCGGAGCATGGTGGTGTGAATTTCCCGGTCGGCCAGACACAGGGATGCGCCAACTTCATCGGCTGACGTAATACCTTGAATCATTTCCTGACCGGGTTGAACCCCAAACTGCTGAGCCAGTCTTTTCTGGTAGGAAGACAGCATTAAATTAACCAGCAGCAACAGGGCTTTGCCATCTTTAATAATTTTAAAAATGTCTGTGTTTTTCCACCTATCGGCATCGGTAATGGATTGGTACCGGGGCTGGCATAACTCTACGCAAACGGTATTGGGTTTTTCCGACTGGATAACTTCTTTAACCTCATCGACACTCTTTGGGGAAACATGGGCCGTACCGATAAGGATTATTTCCCTGCCGCTCAGTTCTATGCGGTGTACGTTGTCACTGTCAGTGCTCAAATAATCACTTCCCAAAGTCGTATTTATGGTGAAACAACTATAATAATATCATATTTGCGGATTATTGCTATAACGATGCTTAAAAATTAACGAAATCAATGTCTGGCTTGATGATCTTGGTTATTATGAACCAATGAGCATAGGGGAGGCGGTAAAAGGTGACAGGGCAAATAAAAGCTTTAGTTGATCGGATGATTATATTCGGCATATTTATCAATCGGATGATGAATATGCCGATGACGAATATGCAACTGAAGTGATTTTTGTCACTGCATTGACCGGTGGATTGAGGGCCGGCAGCCCGATGTTGGCGACCGGGCCGGGACGGTGATTTGTTGGATTGGGGTGAACGTAATCATGTGGACGCCCGGAGGATAGAAGCACCGCAGTCTCTAATGGTGTTGCCGGGAGATTTCGGACCTTGCTTAAATTTGGGGGACTGTCTGTTTTAAGGGATTTTGGGAAGGGCCTTCCGGTCCTTCCCAAAGACTTCACCATTTTGGTCCGCCGTTCCCGGCGGGTTACTTGCTGGGATTGGACCCTTCGGTGCCTACTAAGATTACCTTGCTTTCGGGTGGATAATAATCCCTGGTTATTAATTGCCTGGTTTCGCCAAGAGGACCTTTGATCACTTTATAAACAAAAGCCACATAGCCCCGCCTTCCCGGGCTTTGCAGCACCTGAGTGCCCTGGGGCAGACCGGGTTCCTGATGAATTAAGGTTTCGGGGGTAACAATCTGAATATTTGTATCAATATCAATGCGTGGTTCATTATCGTTCATTACGCCCCAAATCTTAACCTGCAGTTTGCGGTTCATAAGAGTTCCGGTAACGAATACCGGATAGTCGCGGTTATTGCGGAAACGCAAGTCTATTTGCCCGTCCACAACCGTTGCATCCAGACCGGGGGGTACATAGCCTACCGGCCTGGTGTGAGGCTGACGTTCCATTATCTCCAGGTTCGCTGTCAGCAGTGCGTTGTATAGGGTGGTCGATACCTGGCAGACTCCACCGCCCAATCCCGTTATAGTTTTGGAACCATCTATAACGGGAGCGTTTTTAAAGCCGTTTTCGGCCGATCTTTCGCCGATTCGCTCATTAAATGAGAATATCTCATCCGGTTTAACAAGCGTATTGTGCAAAGCATTGACGGCCAAAGTAATATTAGCGGTACGGTCTGTCTGGGTTGGGTTTAATTCAGTCTCGCATTCACCCAGTATATTACGAAGCGGTTCTAAATCTTTTGCGGCAGCCGGTGCCTTCTTTGGGACAATAATTGCCTGAATGCTGTCGGGTAAAGGTGGTGTTATAGCATCTATCTGTCGCATTGTAGCAGGTATGTTTAGAAACTGCCCGTTTTTTTCAGGCACCAGCATGCGCTCGTTTTCGTTGCCGATCAGCGTGGCACTCAAGGGTATCACGTCGACCGAACTTTTCAGCTCTTCCAACCGATTCGCCATTTTATCATGGTTGAATTGAAATGTTAGGGGGATATCATGTAACCCCGCCAGCAGCGCCAGTTCGGTGAGCTTCCCAGTCAATCCCGTGGCTTGCTTTTTAAGATCAAGCGCTTCTTCGATGGCGTGATCGTAGTTCAGTTCAGCATCCACGGACTCGGGTCTTACGCTGATGTTCTTTTCGCCTGCCTGTATAACCAGCGGAACTTCGAGTCCATTATTAAAAGTCTCTCTTAAAAGTTTTTCGGTTTGCTGCCTGGTAAGGCCGCCCACGGGCACCCCGTTTATTTTTATTCCCCGGGGAATACCCCGGTCATTCCGATAATCATTTAGCGCCAGCCAGGCGGTTAGTGTCAATACTGTTTGTGCGCAGATTAAGGCTGCAATGATGCCGGATTTTAGATATGCTGTCCGCATGAAATCACTGATTATTCCACGAACATAGTTAATTCAACGTATTTGTCAGCCTTTAAAGCGTGTTCGATAATATCTTCTGTTATTGTCGCGCCTTCGGTGATTATAATGTTGCCTTTGGCATCGACAATCGTTTTGCCGGCTTTTTTACCGGTTAGATACTGGCGCTGTTTCTCACTGAACAGTTCCAGCGGGTCCTTTTCTCCAAGCGGCTCGTCATTATCCTGTGTGTTAATCGTTGAGCCGGTAACAGCATCCTGATTTATATCCACCGGGGGTGAGGTGGTAAGGTTATCGGCTTGGGGCTGCCCTGGGCCGGGTTCCTTTTTCAGAGATGTATCGGTGTTTTCGGTTACTACTAGGTATTTGTGGCCGAAAGTAATTATTTGGTCTGCCGGAATTATGCCGATCGGTTCAGTGCCATCCCGGGGTACTAACTCACATCCGGTAATTTTGCCGGACGGCTGAGTAAAGAATAATTCCGATACTGTACCCAGCAGTCGTCCGTCCCTGGTCATTACGCTCGAGTTTAAAACCTTTGTTTCTTCTTGCAATAGTTTGACAGCCTGACTGAACTGGGAGACAGGTTTTACATTAGCCGCCTTTTCAGTGGTTAACGCGTTCGCACCGATGGCGGTAACATCACTGAAAGCAATACATTTTTTCTCAAGGAACCATTGATCGCCATTCAAAAGCAGATATTCGATTCTACCCTCAGCCGGGTTGATAACTGTCGAATAAGCTTGGGCAACGAAATCTCCCTCATTTACGGCAAGCACCGGTAAACCTATTAGATCCTTTGTCTTCTTCATGTTTTTACCCCCTTCTTAATGTGACTCTTGCAGCTGATTAATTTTTAGTTCTAACTTTTCAACTTTTTCTCCATCTAAATCGGCACGCCGGCTTTTTATTAATGTGTTCAGAATTTCTGTCGCCTGCCAGAACTGGCCCGCTTCCCGGTAAATTTCACTAACCTCTACCGCCAGCAGTAGGGCCAGTTTGGTGTTGGGCCGCATTTGCAGCGCTTTTAGAAAGGTGGTTGCCGCGCCTAAATAATCACCGTTCTGTTTACTGGCGAAACCCAGTTCTATAAACCGGTTTAAATCTGTTCGATTAGTTTCAACCCTATCGGAATCGGGTTCCGTCACTTCATCAGCGGGTTCCGTCACCTCACCGGGTGAAAAATCTTGAT
This genomic interval from Desulfoscipio sp. XC116 contains the following:
- a CDS encoding VanW family protein; translation: MRTAYLKSGIIAALICAQTVLTLTAWLALNDYRNDRGIPRGIKINGVPVGGLTRQQTEKLLRETFNNGLEVPLVIQAGEKNISVRPESVDAELNYDHAIEEALDLKKQATGLTGKLTELALLAGLHDIPLTFQFNHDKMANRLEELKSSVDVIPLSATLIGNENERMLVPEKNGQFLNIPATMRQIDAITPPLPDSIQAIIVPKKAPAAAKDLEPLRNILGECETELNPTQTDRTANITLAVNALHNTLVKPDEIFSFNERIGERSAENGFKNAPVIDGSKTITGLGGGVCQVSTTLYNALLTANLEIMERQPHTRPVGYVPPGLDATVVDGQIDLRFRNNRDYPVFVTGTLMNRKLQVKIWGVMNDNEPRIDIDTNIQIVTPETLIHQEPGLPQGTQVLQSPGRRGYVAFVYKVIKGPLGETRQLITRDYYPPESKVILVGTEGSNPSK
- a CDS encoding Rpn family recombination-promoting nuclease/putative transposase — its product is MTAGREKHLLSPLIDLVFKALFAREEPRSRIILIDFLNSLLGLHKDNKITAITHLNPFSYKEFRGDKGSILDIKVMTQTGERINIEVQVNDVDNFRKRSLYYWAKMYSETIAESETYATLKKSIVINILDFDIIHETDRYHTQYSILEKDDGFLLVEDLEIHYFELKKFTAQSRLGGMESVEKWLTFMKEAGKPGSEELLKELASQKEELAMAMEILGEISADEKLRQEAYAREKARLDAVSRIKYAELKGMEKGIKEGIEKGMEKGMEKGKVEGKAELLIKMVSRRFGSLPEELQVLMKRADDKVLDLIGEKIFDLQAPDDILKYLKKELGN
- a CDS encoding ABC transporter ATP-binding protein encodes the protein MRIDMFIGYRQHSREDWDIVDWAMEITDVYKFRNKPISSLSGGQRQRVWIAMALAQKTNILLLDEPTTYLDIRYQIEMLELIRKLNRELGMTIVMVLHDINQAVYYSDEIIGMQGGKITVAGDTDRVVNSDILYEIFHVHLDILETERAKFVVTVRNGGSA
- a CDS encoding TraB/GumN family protein, giving the protein MSTDSDNVHRIELSGREIILIGTAHVSPKSVDEVKEVIQSEKPNTVCVELCQPRYQSITDADRWKNTDIFKIIKDGKALLLLVNLMLSSYQKRLAQQFGVQPGQEMIQGITSADEVGASLCLADREIHTTMLRLWRSVSFWGKMKLLFQIILSMFDKEEISEEELEKIKSQDMLTAALNELSRVSPKFKSVLIDERDQYLAEKIKTASGNKIVAVLGAGHVPGIKKELHHDHDLTQLSLVAPAPIINKIIGWGIPLVIMAIIISTFSVDRSAGIDQLLSWVLWHGTLSALGALIAFGHPLSVLTALVAAPITSLNPMLAAGWFAGLTEAFIRKPNVQDFETISEDICSLKGFWRNKVTHVLLVVVLANIGSSLGTYIGGADVLRLFFSTFF